From one Streptomyces sp. SCSIO 30461 genomic stretch:
- a CDS encoding RHS repeat-associated core domain-containing protein: MPEAMRIPGQPVTPGKDSTGYLPGEWHVTPAGEMAYSIPLDVPQGRAGMQPRVSLEYSSSAGAGEAGVGWSVAGAMSSITRCPAQLSDGAKAPHGVHYGWSDQFCLDGKRLVQLGAAGGAVPKANAEFRVERDGFDKVVSQTDPANVKQETGGPDKFTVQLKDGRVRTYLAHTGIRASSKVYREKQKNTSPVPNQPPPPDEWRTPMAKSTPRVIWLLDTEADRSGNLVKYRYHTSSDATAGNSYLPHRIEYTSHSKKGSPELSAHRSVAFEYEDRSDTSFSFSGGVKFAQTKRLKHISMFAPNPAATELVWRYSLGYTTSPSQRSLLSSVKKCGKSGSGCLRAKTFGWDSARDTNPIPSFTTRDIGPASGQQPPSVTVMDLDGDGSDDALIGSPTGAKEVRFGARSNQGGVAPLSWVYSLQNDPVWPAGFSGNRPFDLKGDGAVSLLVADGSKGNVKSKVLTWDRNQTRFADTGITVDSYAGNELLADFNGDGLLDLLAQNPTSGTYMVRINTAGSFGPPMATMLNSICPGTVVDPNGEGKASFSGQQREIAGNCLGDIAVLSLDENGQPGLQPGSSGADINRTAYRVMHPKLAGGDYRTVPGDFNGDHVEDFLMLPVMPKGSGWTQKAVLLWGTGDGLMATSVSGQLDTIPHDKYATVQSADVNNDGRSDLVAFDTTGTYTLISFGDGRFSDSGTSKIAADGGILVNNTGRPSSNVGDFNGDGRADILRAEGGRLTLLVQGATPEDKLTAVRDEGTAWDRQHVTYSKVWTDHLETPPGACVYPLHCDRRGMTVVRRVDSRDHVADQASAAPYIMEYAFEDPVFETRGQGFLGFSSMRTWDKQRPMETEYTYKHRTRVNNRLHPYTGMPDVVTTAVPILDSDDARREPKTPVKARVTRTHQNYELRYLNKTATPDTYAVFPENGYTAEWEQNVSIVWDSLVGTNVPSHITGISEPSTPLKRTDFTASHDDYGNQWKSTSAVKGGSSETVRTDYDPSPDRVQDWLTGLPTKHSVTSTPANGMPAVTRITERHFDDLGRLDTVWQQMGFNDALAETTTYGIDDLGVVRKETRSAAGLPDKVTRTEYKPLLPGQPDEEIYPSQVWSQRDKAKYRPSTWNAVWPSLGVTVATQNADGVQSATQFDELGRPVHIAPDGQTPTSITYSNRPDTAGGTNGTTTVSVTGPHTSKASTDATGRSLETRATGFDGTLQLQSQTRYDTLGRTARTTLPAPGGTTQYAYDSLDRPTLTTLPDGKTTTSTHTFFTSRTVSPTGAATTTTTNQDGQVKSVVKGHTDPSRSRAITTSYDYGPFGLLRTAADHKNNVTTYGYDIRGRTISIDDPNKGLTSTTYYGTGEVKTQTRSGNKTTTYADYDDLGRYTTKTTSEDGTSTFEYDTAANGIGKLAKATSPDNIRTEYRYDSNGRDTGTDYTDLSTNTTYSTDQTYDSQGRPDTLYYPQSPGRSRYAVKNGYNNAGNLATISEAAAVKPLWTVTARHANQALETAQYGATNGPLTLKNTYQTSGTGRLHNTTVTTPTTAAQNLTYTYYDDGLVHTKTDSVNKRTETYAYDSIQQLTDWDVTSGTATKSTDYAYDTLSNLESIKAGGTPTHTFQHGQNGAGPNVRTTTQPAGKPAQSNTWDTQGRITGGNGRTTTYTSFDLPKKITKDGVTTTYRYDAFGTKIVETTPTGSTLYVPGLYEHRTSTKNGITKAAHVFYLNSPDGPIGQATYNGTVTEVEYTLTDPLGSTTAVTNSAGVIQNRLFTDPFGNAIKADNTPAPLEPANGVTRQFTGHETDTTAGLINMKGRVYDPQAQLFLTPDPLATPADNPYTYVHNSPLNRTDPTGYRDSWGNGFSTGGTNGSSGSSGFDEFLAAGNAYASGGHAGLSTHSQNALQNSTTLQWYNRTIEGKLPARSDAHGLAIPKLKAKNNLGWCRSTLECYSGELLAWGDLGPCDKQCQEDSRNRGAVVTMSAGLSVFLGGAIIRMGYQILAGAGLLGAGEAVVVTEGATATCAANPEKCQQTAQKVANAVQEVQVHLPMVQGHSERLARVIERTDGVHGAVAAELDQAINRVFTLQEALLNLESEMARIDPIPGSHLSEWASSLGYESMEAFWKYHGQVQAAIAATKKLIEK; the protein is encoded by the coding sequence TTGCCCGAGGCGATGAGGATTCCCGGTCAACCCGTCACGCCCGGCAAGGACAGCACGGGCTATCTTCCCGGCGAATGGCATGTGACGCCGGCTGGTGAGATGGCGTACTCGATTCCGCTGGATGTCCCGCAGGGCCGTGCCGGGATGCAGCCGAGGGTGTCTCTTGAGTACTCCAGCTCTGCCGGGGCCGGTGAGGCGGGCGTGGGCTGGTCGGTGGCGGGGGCGATGTCCTCGATCACGCGCTGCCCTGCGCAGCTGTCCGACGGGGCGAAGGCGCCTCATGGTGTGCATTACGGCTGGTCGGACCAGTTCTGTCTGGATGGCAAGAGGCTGGTGCAGCTCGGGGCCGCAGGCGGTGCGGTCCCGAAGGCGAACGCCGAATTCCGGGTCGAACGGGACGGTTTTGACAAGGTTGTCTCGCAGACCGACCCGGCGAATGTGAAACAGGAAACGGGCGGGCCCGACAAGTTCACGGTCCAGCTGAAGGACGGACGGGTCCGTACATATCTGGCCCACACCGGGATTCGTGCCAGCAGCAAGGTGTACCGCGAGAAGCAGAAGAATACCTCGCCGGTCCCCAACCAGCCGCCGCCGCCCGACGAGTGGCGTACCCCCATGGCCAAGAGCACGCCGCGGGTGATCTGGCTGCTGGACACCGAGGCAGACCGGTCCGGCAACCTCGTGAAGTACCGCTATCACACGAGCAGTGACGCGACTGCGGGCAACAGTTACCTGCCGCACCGGATCGAGTACACGTCGCACTCGAAGAAGGGCAGTCCGGAGCTGTCGGCGCACCGGAGTGTGGCGTTCGAGTACGAGGACCGCAGCGACACGTCCTTCTCTTTTTCGGGCGGTGTAAAGTTCGCCCAGACCAAACGGCTGAAGCACATCAGCATGTTCGCGCCGAACCCGGCCGCGACGGAGCTGGTGTGGCGGTACTCGCTGGGCTACACCACCAGCCCGTCCCAGCGCAGCCTGCTCTCGTCTGTTAAGAAGTGCGGAAAGAGCGGTTCCGGGTGCCTGCGTGCGAAGACCTTCGGCTGGGACAGTGCTCGGGACACGAATCCCATACCGTCGTTCACGACGCGCGACATCGGCCCCGCAAGTGGTCAGCAGCCACCGTCTGTGACAGTGATGGATCTGGACGGTGACGGCAGCGACGACGCCCTGATCGGCAGCCCCACCGGTGCAAAGGAGGTGCGCTTCGGTGCCAGGAGCAACCAGGGGGGGGTCGCCCCGCTGTCATGGGTGTACAGCCTGCAGAACGACCCGGTGTGGCCGGCAGGTTTCAGCGGCAACCGCCCCTTCGATCTCAAGGGTGACGGCGCGGTCAGCCTGCTGGTAGCGGACGGCTCGAAGGGCAACGTCAAGAGCAAGGTCCTCACCTGGGACAGGAACCAGACCCGTTTCGCCGACACCGGCATCACGGTCGACAGCTACGCGGGGAACGAGCTGCTGGCCGATTTCAACGGTGACGGCCTGCTGGACCTGCTGGCGCAGAACCCGACCTCCGGCACGTACATGGTGCGGATCAACACGGCGGGATCCTTCGGGCCCCCGATGGCCACCATGCTCAACTCCATCTGCCCCGGCACGGTGGTCGACCCGAACGGTGAAGGAAAGGCCTCGTTCTCCGGCCAACAGAGAGAAATTGCAGGGAACTGTCTCGGCGATATCGCTGTGCTGTCCCTGGACGAGAACGGCCAGCCCGGTCTTCAGCCGGGCTCCTCGGGCGCGGACATCAACCGAACGGCGTACCGGGTGATGCATCCCAAACTTGCCGGCGGTGACTACCGGACCGTTCCGGGCGACTTCAACGGCGACCATGTGGAGGACTTCCTGATGCTCCCGGTGATGCCCAAGGGGAGCGGATGGACGCAGAAGGCCGTGTTGCTGTGGGGCACGGGCGACGGCCTGATGGCAACCTCTGTCAGCGGCCAGCTCGACACGATTCCGCACGACAAGTACGCCACTGTGCAGTCGGCGGACGTCAACAACGACGGCCGCAGTGACCTGGTGGCATTCGACACCACGGGGACGTACACGCTGATCTCGTTCGGTGACGGCCGCTTCAGCGACAGCGGGACCTCGAAGATCGCCGCGGACGGCGGGATACTGGTCAACAACACCGGCAGGCCCTCCTCCAATGTGGGGGACTTCAACGGTGACGGACGCGCCGACATCCTGCGCGCGGAAGGCGGCCGACTGACCCTGCTGGTCCAGGGTGCCACGCCCGAAGACAAGCTGACCGCGGTACGGGACGAGGGCACCGCCTGGGACCGCCAACACGTGACGTACTCGAAGGTGTGGACGGACCACCTGGAGACGCCGCCCGGGGCCTGCGTCTACCCGCTGCACTGCGACCGGCGGGGGATGACCGTTGTGCGCCGGGTCGACTCCCGCGACCATGTGGCCGACCAGGCCTCCGCCGCCCCTTACATCATGGAGTACGCGTTCGAGGACCCGGTCTTCGAGACCCGAGGCCAGGGATTCCTGGGCTTTAGCTCCATGCGGACCTGGGACAAGCAGCGCCCGATGGAGACCGAGTACACCTACAAGCACCGCACCCGGGTCAACAACAGGCTCCACCCCTATACGGGGATGCCCGACGTGGTGACCACGGCGGTGCCGATCCTGGACAGCGACGATGCACGCCGCGAGCCGAAGACACCCGTCAAGGCTAGGGTGACCCGCACCCACCAGAACTACGAGCTGCGATACCTGAACAAGACCGCGACCCCGGACACCTACGCCGTGTTCCCCGAGAACGGCTACACCGCCGAGTGGGAACAGAACGTCTCCATCGTCTGGGACTCCCTGGTCGGGACGAACGTTCCCTCGCACATCACCGGGATCAGCGAGCCGTCCACCCCCTTGAAACGCACGGACTTCACCGCCTCCCACGACGACTACGGCAACCAGTGGAAGAGCACGAGTGCGGTCAAGGGCGGCTCCTCCGAGACCGTCCGGACCGACTACGACCCCTCACCAGACCGCGTGCAGGACTGGCTGACCGGCCTGCCGACCAAACACAGCGTCACCTCCACCCCGGCCAACGGCATGCCTGCTGTGACCCGTATCACCGAACGGCACTTTGACGACCTGGGCCGACTGGACACGGTTTGGCAGCAGATGGGCTTCAACGACGCACTCGCGGAGACCACCACCTACGGCATCGACGACCTCGGCGTCGTCCGCAAGGAGACCCGCAGCGCAGCGGGCCTGCCGGACAAGGTCACCCGAACCGAGTACAAGCCGCTGCTGCCGGGGCAGCCGGACGAAGAGATCTACCCCTCCCAGGTTTGGTCCCAGCGTGACAAGGCCAAGTACCGCCCCTCGACGTGGAACGCCGTGTGGCCTTCGCTCGGCGTGACAGTGGCCACCCAGAACGCCGACGGCGTCCAGTCCGCCACACAGTTCGATGAACTCGGCCGCCCTGTGCACATCGCACCGGACGGACAGACGCCGACCTCGATCACCTACTCGAACCGGCCGGACACCGCCGGAGGCACCAACGGCACCACCACGGTGTCGGTCACCGGCCCGCATACCAGCAAGGCATCGACCGACGCCACCGGACGCTCCCTGGAGACGCGGGCCACTGGCTTCGACGGCACCCTGCAACTGCAGTCCCAAACCCGCTACGACACCCTGGGACGCACCGCACGGACCACACTGCCCGCCCCGGGCGGCACCACCCAGTACGCCTACGACAGCCTCGACCGGCCCACGCTCACCACTCTCCCGGACGGCAAGACCACCACCAGCACCCATACCTTTTTCACCAGCCGCACCGTGAGCCCGACCGGCGCCGCCACCACGACCACGACCAATCAGGACGGTCAGGTCAAGTCCGTGGTCAAGGGCCACACCGACCCCAGTCGGTCCCGGGCCATCACCACCAGCTACGACTACGGCCCCTTCGGACTGCTGCGCACGGCAGCCGACCACAAGAACAACGTCACCACCTACGGCTACGACATCCGGGGCCGGACCATCAGCATCGACGACCCTAACAAGGGCCTGACCAGCACCACCTACTACGGCACCGGCGAGGTCAAGACGCAGACCCGGTCCGGGAACAAGACCACGACCTACGCCGACTACGACGACCTCGGCCGCTACACCACCAAGACCACCAGCGAGGACGGCACCAGCACCTTCGAGTACGACACCGCGGCCAACGGCATCGGCAAGCTCGCCAAGGCCACCAGCCCCGACAACATCCGCACCGAATACCGCTACGACAGCAACGGCCGGGACACCGGCACCGACTACACCGACCTGAGCACCAACACGACCTACAGCACCGACCAGACCTACGACTCCCAAGGCCGCCCGGACACCCTCTACTACCCCCAGAGCCCCGGACGCTCCCGCTACGCAGTCAAGAACGGCTACAACAACGCCGGCAACCTCGCCACCATCTCCGAGGCCGCAGCCGTCAAACCCCTGTGGACCGTCACGGCACGCCACGCCAACCAGGCACTGGAAACCGCCCAGTACGGCGCCACAAACGGCCCGCTCACCCTCAAGAACACCTACCAGACCAGTGGCACCGGCCGACTCCACAACACCACTGTCACCACCCCCACCACCGCGGCACAGAACCTCACCTACACCTACTACGACGACGGCCTGGTCCACACCAAAACGGACTCCGTCAACAAGCGCACAGAAACCTACGCCTACGACAGCATCCAGCAACTCACCGACTGGGACGTCACCTCTGGCACGGCAACGAAATCCACCGACTACGCCTACGACACCCTCAGCAACCTCGAATCGATCAAGGCCGGCGGCACTCCCACCCACACCTTCCAGCACGGCCAGAACGGTGCTGGCCCCAACGTCCGCACCACGACCCAGCCAGCAGGCAAGCCCGCACAGTCCAACACCTGGGACACGCAAGGCCGCATCACCGGCGGCAACGGCCGCACCACCACCTACACGTCCTTCGACCTGCCCAAGAAGATCACCAAGGACGGTGTCACGACGACCTATCGCTACGACGCCTTCGGCACCAAGATCGTAGAAACCACCCCGACCGGCAGCACCCTCTACGTCCCCGGCCTCTACGAACACCGCACCAGCACCAAGAACGGCATCACCAAAGCAGCACACGTCTTCTACCTCAACAGCCCCGACGGACCCATCGGCCAGGCCACCTACAACGGCACCGTCACCGAAGTCGAATACACCCTCACCGACCCCCTCGGCTCCACCACCGCCGTCACCAACAGCGCAGGAGTCATCCAGAACCGACTGTTCACCGACCCCTTCGGCAACGCGATCAAAGCAGACAACACACCCGCTCCGCTCGAACCCGCCAACGGCGTCACCCGCCAGTTCACCGGCCACGAAACAGACACCACCGCAGGCCTGATCAACATGAAGGGCCGCGTCTACGACCCCCAGGCCCAACTCTTCCTCACCCCCGACCCCCTCGCGACCCCCGCCGACAACCCCTACACCTACGTCCACAACAGCCCCCTCAACCGAACCGACCCCACCGGATACCGCGACTCATGGGGCAACGGATTCAGCACCGGCGGCACCAACGGAAGCTCCGGCAGTTCCGGATTCGACGAATTCCTCGCCGCCGGCAACGCCTACGCAAGCGGAGGCCACGCAGGACTCTCCACACACAGCCAGAACGCACTGCAGAACAGCACCACCCTCCAGTGGTACAACCGCACCATCGAAGGCAAACTCCCCGCACGATCTGACGCACACGGTCTGGCCATCCCAAAACTCAAAGCCAAGAACAACCTCGGCTGGTGCCGCTCCACCCTCGAGTGCTACTCGGGCGAACTACTCGCGTGGGGTGACCTCGGCCCGTGCGACAAGCAGTGCCAAGAAGACAGCCGCAACAGGGGCGCAGTTGTGACGATGTCCGCAGGACTCAGCGTCTTCCTCGGCGGCGCGATAATCAGAATGGGGTACCAGATCCTGGCTGGCGCAGGATTGCTAGGCGCTGGCGAGGCGGTCGTCGTCACCGAAGGAGCCACCGCCACGTGCGCCGCCAACCCCGAGAAATGCCAGCAGACGGCACAAAAGGTTGCGAACGCAGTGCAGGAAGTGCAGGTGCATCTGCCGATGGTGCAAGGTCACTCGGAGAGGCTGGCGAGAGTGATTGAGCGAACTGACGGGGTCCATGGAGCGGTTGCCGCAGAACTGGACCAGGCGATCAACAGAGTATTCACCCTTCAGGAGGCTCTTCTAAATCTCGAGAGTGAAATGGCGCGAATTGATCCAATCCCGGGAAGCCACCTGAGCGAGTGGGCTTCATCGCTTGGCTACGAATCGATGGAAGCGTTCTGGAAATACCATGGTCAAGTCCAAGCGGCGATTGCCGCCACCAAGAAGCTTATTGAAAAGTAG
- a CDS encoding transposase domain-containing protein: MQEKSVITSTIETARGVFAPGHLGELTQIVDFALVDAVLEETGRREKRLRLLPSRVVVYFVLALALFEHRSYRTVWSKLTAALTPLALVCPVVSSLTRARRRVGAAPLRRLFETLAGPVARPGQEGSFWRGLRTVAVDGTLLHTPDDETLTWRYPKRAGEGLEFGYPLLRAAGPGRVRHPRAHSRRFRTGVRG, encoded by the coding sequence TTGCAGGAGAAGTCTGTCATCACGTCCACGATCGAGACAGCCCGGGGTGTGTTCGCGCCGGGTCATCTGGGGGAGTTGACCCAGATAGTGGACTTCGCTCTGGTGGACGCGGTGCTGGAGGAGACCGGCCGGCGCGAGAAGCGCCTGCGGCTGCTGCCTTCTCGGGTGGTGGTGTACTTCGTGCTCGCTCTCGCGCTGTTCGAACACCGCTCGTACCGCACGGTGTGGTCCAAGCTGACCGCCGCGCTGACCCCGCTTGCCCTGGTGTGTCCTGTGGTCTCCTCGCTGACGCGGGCCAGGCGCAGGGTGGGGGCCGCGCCTCTGCGGCGTCTGTTCGAGACGCTTGCCGGGCCCGTCGCCCGCCCTGGGCAGGAGGGGTCCTTCTGGCGGGGCCTGCGCACGGTGGCCGTCGACGGGACCCTGCTGCACACCCCCGACGACGAGACGCTTACCTGGCGCTACCCCAAACGGGCCGGGGAGGGTCTGGAGTTCGGCTATCCGCTCCTGCGGGCTGCTGGCCCTGGTCGAGTGCGGCACCCGCGCGCTCATAGCCGCCGCTTTCGGACCGGAGTCCGAGGGTGA
- a CDS encoding transposase: MAAAFGPESEGELPYAKRLLSSLDQTMLLLADTAFDGNEFLDAVHQSGARFLVRSGARRVPTPAGHLGDGSYIARIGYGVLPVLLPVRVIEATVTVTLADGTVRTEQWRLITNLLDPVRFPAAELVDLYHRRWQAETTYFSIKATMLDGRVLRSRSTDGLDQEVYALLTAYQALIRASDDALTGRPEVPRERISFTVLLAAATNTVTAGHGIFPGTPIDLVGTIGHAALSDLLPAHRRQRVKARTRKNPTSKYGPNAGQHPQKAQNYTVHTTVAFFAHGLNSRSRR; the protein is encoded by the coding sequence ATAGCCGCCGCTTTCGGACCGGAGTCCGAGGGTGAACTCCCCTATGCCAAACGGCTTCTGTCCTCCCTGGACCAGACGATGCTCCTGCTGGCCGACACGGCCTTCGATGGCAACGAGTTCCTTGATGCCGTCCATCAGAGCGGGGCGCGGTTCCTGGTGCGCTCCGGGGCCCGCCGCGTCCCCACCCCCGCCGGGCACCTGGGCGACGGCTCCTATATCGCCCGCATCGGCTACGGCGTCCTGCCGGTGCTGCTGCCGGTGCGCGTGATCGAGGCAACCGTCACCGTCACCCTGGCCGATGGCACCGTCCGCACCGAGCAGTGGCGGCTGATCACCAATCTGCTGGACCCCGTCCGTTTCCCGGCCGCCGAGCTCGTTGATCTATATCACCGCAGGTGGCAGGCGGAAACCACGTATTTCTCGATCAAAGCCACGATGCTCGACGGCCGCGTCTTGCGCTCCCGCAGCACCGACGGCCTCGACCAGGAGGTCTACGCCCTGCTCACCGCCTACCAGGCCCTGATCCGCGCCAGCGACGACGCCCTGACCGGACGGCCGGAAGTACCCAGGGAACGGATCAGTTTCACCGTCCTGCTGGCCGCCGCAACCAACACCGTCACCGCCGGCCATGGAATCTTCCCCGGCACCCCCATCGACCTGGTCGGCACGATCGGCCACGCCGCCCTGAGCGACCTCCTGCCCGCCCACCGACGGCAACGAGTGAAGGCCCGCACCCGCAAGAACCCCACCAGCAAGTACGGACCGAACGCCGGACAGCACCCCCAGAAGGCCCAGAACTACACCGTCCACACCACCGTCGCGTTCTTCGCCCACGGCCTCAACAGCCGCTCACGGCGCTAA